The proteins below come from a single Piscinibacter gummiphilus genomic window:
- a CDS encoding sugar phosphate isomerase/epimerase — protein MKTIKGPAIFLAQFAGDQAPFNSLDAIAAWASGLGYKGVQMPSWDGRLFDLQKAAESKTYCQEVKGTLARHGLEITELSTHLQGQLVAVHPAYDEGFDGFAAPEVRGNPARRQQWAVQQMLYAAKASENLGLTAHATFSGALAWPYLYSWPPRPAGLIEGAFDELAKRWRPILDAFDASGVDVCYEIHPGEDLHDGVTYEMFLDRVNQHKRACLLYDPSHFVLQQLDYLEYIDLYHDRIKIFHVKDAEFNPTGRQGVYGGFQSWVNRAGRFRSLGDGQVNFPAIFSKMAAYDFPGWAVLEWECCLKHPEDGAREGATFIADHIIRVADRAFDDFAASGVDQAKNRKILGLA, from the coding sequence ATGAAGACGATCAAGGGCCCCGCCATCTTCCTGGCGCAGTTCGCGGGCGACCAGGCGCCGTTCAATTCGCTCGACGCCATCGCGGCGTGGGCTTCCGGCCTCGGCTACAAGGGCGTGCAGATGCCGAGCTGGGACGGTCGCCTTTTCGATTTGCAGAAGGCCGCCGAGAGCAAGACCTATTGCCAAGAGGTGAAAGGCACGCTCGCGCGGCACGGGCTCGAGATCACGGAACTCTCGACCCACCTGCAGGGCCAGCTCGTGGCGGTGCACCCCGCCTACGACGAGGGCTTCGACGGCTTTGCCGCACCCGAGGTGCGGGGCAACCCGGCCCGGCGCCAGCAGTGGGCCGTGCAACAGATGCTCTATGCAGCCAAGGCGTCCGAGAACCTGGGGCTCACGGCGCATGCCACCTTCTCCGGCGCGCTCGCCTGGCCCTACCTGTACTCATGGCCGCCGCGGCCGGCGGGCTTGATCGAGGGCGCGTTCGACGAGCTGGCCAAGCGCTGGCGCCCGATCCTCGATGCGTTCGACGCGAGCGGCGTCGATGTCTGCTACGAGATCCACCCTGGCGAAGACCTGCACGACGGCGTGACCTACGAGATGTTTCTCGACCGCGTGAACCAGCACAAGCGCGCCTGCCTGCTCTACGACCCGAGCCACTTCGTGCTGCAGCAGCTCGACTACCTCGAGTACATCGACCTCTATCACGACCGCATCAAGATCTTTCACGTGAAGGACGCCGAGTTCAACCCGACCGGCCGCCAGGGCGTGTACGGCGGTTTCCAGTCGTGGGTCAACCGGGCCGGGCGCTTCCGCTCGCTGGGTGACGGGCAGGTCAACTTCCCGGCCATCTTCTCGAAGATGGCGGCGTATGACTTCCCCGGCTGGGCGGTGCTCGAATGGGAGTGCTGCCTCAAGCACCCGGAAGACGGCGCGCGTGAAGGCGCCACCTTCATCGCCGATCACATCATCCGCGTGGCCGACCGTGCCTTCGACGACTTCGCGGCGAGCGGCGTCGACCAGGCCAAGAACCGCAAGATCCTGGGCCTGGCCTGA
- a CDS encoding sugar phosphate isomerase/epimerase family protein, with protein MHIAAHNWMRAEPIRRTMERLRAHGIDALEIAGEPEQYDTREVRALLKEHGLTCWGAVTLTLGERNLAARDAARREATVDYMKRVVTMVKELDGEIVSLVPLTVGKVVPEASAEDEWRWVVEGVKAVHEHARREGVRIAIEPLNRFETYLINRTDQALALADAVAPDCGVCLDVFHMNIEEADLHAAFRQAKGRIYDVHLADSNRFALGMGHLDFRAILDTLREVDYTGALSLEFVATLDRTPANPYGAQAETRPVDISPEQKQFLIDHGSNLLSDEFYTSLFTRSMDVLRPLVAPR; from the coding sequence ATGCACATTGCGGCCCACAACTGGATGCGCGCCGAACCCATTCGACGAACCATGGAGCGCCTGCGCGCACACGGCATCGACGCCCTCGAGATCGCGGGCGAGCCCGAGCAATACGACACCCGAGAGGTGCGCGCGCTGCTGAAGGAACACGGGCTCACCTGCTGGGGCGCCGTGACGCTCACGCTCGGCGAACGCAACCTCGCCGCACGCGACGCGGCGCGCCGCGAAGCCACCGTCGACTACATGAAGCGCGTCGTCACGATGGTCAAGGAGCTCGACGGCGAGATCGTCTCGCTCGTGCCGCTCACGGTAGGCAAGGTGGTGCCCGAAGCCTCGGCGGAGGACGAGTGGCGCTGGGTGGTCGAAGGCGTGAAGGCCGTGCACGAGCATGCGCGCCGCGAAGGCGTGCGCATCGCCATCGAGCCGCTCAACCGCTTCGAGACCTACCTCATCAACCGCACCGACCAGGCCCTCGCGCTCGCCGACGCCGTGGCACCCGACTGCGGCGTGTGCCTCGACGTCTTCCACATGAACATCGAGGAAGCCGACCTGCACGCCGCCTTCCGCCAGGCCAAAGGGCGCATCTACGACGTGCACCTCGCCGACAGCAACCGCTTCGCGCTCGGCATGGGCCACCTCGATTTCCGCGCCATCCTCGACACGCTGCGCGAGGTCGACTACACCGGTGCGCTGTCGCTGGAGTTCGTCGCCACGCTCGACCGCACGCCGGCCAATCCCTACGGCGCGCAGGCCGAGACGAGGCCGGTCGACATCTCGCCCGAGCAGAAGCAGTTCCTCATCGACCACGGTTCCAACCTGCTGTCGGACGAGTTCTACACCTCGCTCTTCACCCGCTCGATGGACGTGCTGCGCCCGCTGGTCGCGCCCCGCTGA
- a CDS encoding VOC family protein — protein sequence MLFGKLFHTGLRTADLASSVRFYTDVLGMVQVPRPPFDFPGAWLAPAQAGAEATIHLYAGDAAREPDGSVLTGSGAIDHLSIVCGGYSAFRAQFERFGLPYRENLVPGTPLWQLFVYDPNGVQLELTFHAAAEREPVPVISPERLYKPRERWFEPAAYRQFSTPSKDDHGRP from the coding sequence ATGCTCTTCGGAAAACTCTTCCACACCGGCCTGCGCACCGCCGACCTCGCCTCGAGCGTGCGCTTCTACACCGACGTGCTGGGCATGGTGCAGGTGCCTCGACCGCCGTTCGACTTCCCCGGCGCGTGGCTGGCACCGGCCCAGGCCGGGGCCGAGGCCACCATCCATCTCTACGCGGGAGACGCTGCGCGCGAGCCCGATGGTTCGGTGCTCACCGGCTCGGGCGCCATCGACCATCTCTCGATCGTCTGCGGCGGCTACAGCGCCTTCCGCGCGCAGTTCGAGCGCTTCGGCCTGCCCTACCGCGAGAACCTCGTGCCTGGCACGCCGCTGTGGCAGCTCTTCGTCTACGACCCCAATGGCGTGCAACTGGAGCTGACCTTCCACGCCGCCGCCGAGCGCGAGCCGGTGCCGGTGATCTCACCCGAGCGTCTCTACAAGCCGCGCGAGCGCTGGTTCGAGCCGGCGGCCTACCGGCAGTTCTCCACCCCATCCAAGGACGACCATGGAAGGCCTTGA
- a CDS encoding FadR/GntR family transcriptional regulator, whose translation MEGLEQTARLLHMIRERGFKPGDKLPSERDLAEEFNMSRSALREGLIRLDTLRIIECRPKSGIYLQPYGAERSIEAMVLFAETNTPLSAAEVAQSVELRSVLETEALRLACMRRTQDDLDRMQALLAESEAIIERGESLADLDAEFHKAIVAATKNDVLLRFINVFYRMSRQRREIYFDTPTQSKRSHAQHLALYRAIERQDAEAGLRILRRHLKGVDTYFRMFFSEGPGQGGNGHDTEAVAPAKASGRPAKPKRALAAAATARR comes from the coding sequence ATGGAAGGCCTTGAACAGACCGCCCGACTGCTGCACATGATCCGCGAGCGCGGATTCAAGCCCGGCGACAAGCTGCCCTCGGAGCGCGACCTGGCCGAAGAGTTCAACATGAGCCGCAGCGCCTTGCGCGAAGGGCTCATCCGCCTCGACACGCTGCGCATCATCGAGTGCCGCCCGAAGTCGGGCATCTACCTGCAGCCCTACGGCGCCGAGCGCAGCATCGAGGCGATGGTGCTCTTCGCCGAGACCAACACGCCGCTCTCGGCGGCCGAGGTGGCGCAGTCGGTCGAGCTGCGCAGCGTGCTCGAAACCGAAGCGCTGCGCCTGGCCTGCATGCGCCGCACGCAAGACGACCTCGACCGCATGCAGGCGCTGCTGGCCGAGAGCGAAGCCATCATCGAGCGCGGCGAGAGCCTGGCCGACCTTGACGCCGAGTTCCACAAGGCCATCGTCGCCGCCACCAAGAACGATGTGCTGCTGCGCTTCATCAACGTCTTCTATCGCATGTCGCGCCAGCGCCGCGAGATCTACTTCGACACGCCCACACAGAGCAAACGTTCGCACGCGCAGCACCTGGCGCTGTACCGCGCCATCGAGCGGCAGGACGCCGAAGCCGGCCTGCGCATCCTGCGGCGCCACCTGAAGGGCGTCGACACGTACTTCCGCATGTTCTTCTCCGAAGGCCCGGGCCAGGGCGGCAACGGGCACGACACCGAGGCCGTCGCCCCGGCCAAGGCCAGTGGCCGGCCGGCGAAACCGAAACGAGCCCTGGCCGCAGCGGCCACGGCGCGGCGTTGA
- a CDS encoding hydroxyacid dehydrogenase, which yields MPRVLLTNAIHPEAHARLSRSAEVVVAPDTAAATLRHAAAGCEVVVVRAQLPDDIFEAAPSLIGAVRHGTGIDMIPLDAATARGVLVANVPGVNANAVAEHVLRSMLALARQTPQVSATLKDAGWAAARAAAERGVELRGRTLGVVGFGHVGQAVARLAHLGLSMRVLAHSRSPLRDDTHATAAHSLDNLLAQSDVVVLACPLTDQTRGLLGASQLARMRPGSWLVNVARGPVVDEAALIAALRSGHVAGAALDVFDTQPLLAGHAFWQMPHVIVTPHAAGVSEDSMRAMGLGAVEAVEHLLRGVCPPTCRNPQTLPAFKLRCQQRRG from the coding sequence TTGCCGCGCGTTCTGCTCACGAACGCGATCCACCCCGAGGCGCACGCGAGGCTCTCCCGCTCGGCCGAGGTCGTCGTCGCGCCCGACACGGCGGCAGCCACGCTGCGCCACGCGGCCGCCGGCTGTGAGGTCGTGGTGGTGCGCGCCCAACTGCCCGACGACATCTTCGAGGCGGCGCCCTCGCTCATCGGCGCGGTGCGCCACGGCACGGGGATCGACATGATCCCGCTCGACGCCGCCACCGCACGCGGCGTGCTGGTCGCCAACGTGCCGGGCGTCAACGCCAACGCCGTGGCGGAACACGTGCTGCGCAGCATGCTCGCACTGGCGCGGCAGACGCCCCAGGTATCGGCAACGCTGAAGGATGCGGGCTGGGCGGCCGCTCGCGCCGCCGCCGAACGCGGGGTCGAGCTGCGCGGGCGCACGCTCGGTGTGGTGGGCTTCGGCCACGTGGGCCAGGCGGTGGCGCGGCTGGCGCACCTGGGCCTGTCGATGCGCGTGCTGGCACACAGCCGCTCGCCGCTTCGAGACGACACGCACGCGACGGCCGCCCACTCGCTCGACAACCTGCTCGCGCAAAGCGACGTGGTGGTGCTCGCCTGCCCGCTGACCGATCAGACGCGCGGCCTGCTGGGCGCCTCGCAGCTCGCGCGCATGCGCCCCGGCAGCTGGCTCGTCAACGTGGCGCGAGGCCCGGTCGTCGACGAAGCGGCGTTGATCGCCGCGTTGCGCTCCGGCCATGTGGCGGGCGCCGCGCTCGACGTCTTCGACACCCAGCCTCTGCTTGCCGGCCACGCGTTCTGGCAGATGCCGCATGTGATCGTGACCCCGCATGCCGCCGGCGTGTCGGAAGACAGCATGCGGGCGATGGGCCTCGGCGCCGTCGAGGCGGTGGAGCACCTGCTGCGGGGCGTTTGCCCGCCGACCTGCCGCAACCCGCAGACGCTGCCGGCATTCAAGCTGCGCTGCCAGCAACGCCGGGGCTGA
- a CDS encoding nitronate monooxygenase — MPIQDLLKTELPIIQAPMAGVQTSRLAIAVIEAGGVGSLPAAMLAPQALQDELKALAAHGGTWNVNFFAHTNPAPDNVREARWRARLAPYHAEYGIDIDKVPAGAGRNPFSSEIADLIEPFKPPIVSFHFGLPAPELMKRVRSWGSRILSSATTVDEALWLQEHGVDAVIAQGLEAGGHRGHFLDHDLTRQQGLMTLLPQIVQAVRVPVIAAGGISDANAVKAAMALGASAVQVGTAYMLCPEAQTSALHRAALRSPQARHTALTNLFTGRPARGIVNRVMREVGPLSPDAPEFPTATAAIAPLRAAAEARGIGDFTPLWSGQRVGNLEGVDAGTLTRALARGL, encoded by the coding sequence ATGCCCATCCAAGACCTGCTCAAGACCGAGCTGCCCATCATCCAGGCGCCGATGGCCGGTGTGCAGACGAGCCGGCTGGCCATCGCGGTGATCGAAGCGGGTGGCGTGGGTTCGTTGCCCGCGGCCATGCTCGCGCCACAGGCGCTGCAAGACGAGCTGAAGGCGCTGGCCGCGCACGGCGGCACCTGGAACGTCAACTTCTTCGCCCACACCAACCCCGCGCCCGACAACGTGCGTGAAGCCCGGTGGCGCGCGCGCCTCGCGCCCTACCACGCCGAGTACGGCATCGACATCGACAAGGTGCCCGCCGGTGCCGGCCGCAACCCTTTCAGCAGCGAGATCGCCGACCTCATCGAGCCCTTCAAGCCGCCGATCGTGAGCTTTCATTTCGGGCTGCCCGCGCCTGAGCTCATGAAGCGTGTGCGCAGCTGGGGCTCGCGCATCCTCTCGTCGGCCACCACGGTCGATGAGGCGCTGTGGCTGCAGGAGCACGGTGTCGACGCTGTGATCGCGCAGGGCCTGGAGGCCGGTGGTCACCGGGGCCATTTCCTCGACCACGACCTCACGCGCCAGCAAGGCCTGATGACGCTGCTGCCGCAGATCGTGCAGGCCGTGCGCGTGCCGGTGATCGCGGCGGGCGGCATCTCGGATGCCAATGCCGTGAAGGCCGCGATGGCGCTCGGCGCCTCGGCGGTGCAGGTGGGCACGGCCTACATGCTCTGCCCCGAAGCGCAAACCTCGGCGCTGCACCGAGCGGCGCTGCGCAGCCCGCAGGCCCGCCACACCGCGCTCACCAACCTCTTCACGGGCCGGCCGGCGCGCGGCATCGTGAACCGGGTGATGCGCGAAGTGGGGCCGCTCTCGCCCGATGCGCCCGAGTTCCCGACGGCCACGGCCGCCATCGCACCGCTGCGTGCGGCGGCCGAGGCCCGCGGCATCGGTGACTTCACGCCTCTGTGGTCGGGCCAGCGCGTGGGCAACCTCGAGGGCGTGGATGCCGGCACGCTCACCCGGGCGCTTGCACGAGGCTTGTGA
- a CDS encoding penicillin-binding protein 1A: MPPPEIDPPQPSPSRAPHARRWHAARIALWAGLGSALLAAAAGAAYLTHLARNAPGVQDLREVTSARPSVLLSADGETLATFSRGPSQRVTVDEVSPHLIQALLATEDHRFHEHGGVDYKRLVAALYNTCIGRTQGGSTLTQQLARNLFPEEIGRSRSLHRKLKELVTALRIEQHYSKREILEAYLNTAPFLFNAVGVEMAAHTYFNKPASELNEVESATLVGMLKGPRYYNPVLNPERARERRNLVLAQMQKRGSLEAARLRQLAAQPLRVSLNRYADAPGPAPHFSGHARKWLLAWAETTGHDLYADGLVIESTLEMDLQRAAEEAVARQTEALQQIANVEWSQAELVETSLNGARLPRRAEPFGYFWKQRPELLAAAVRETPEFRRAVDGGASEAQAVRELLSDKEWLSSLKARKTRLEAGFVAMDPTTGEVKAWVGSRDFAQDQYDHVAQAARQPGSTFKPLVYGAALEGGIRPQRAYLDQAVEIRSSDGSVWKPTDMTAPSGLPMTLRDGLVHSRNIVTAQVMQDVGVDRVVALAKASGVNQSRLDPVPSLALGTSPVTLLEMVNAYATIAHEGVRREPLVIKRIRDREGRVIAEFGSSPRRAMSPDTAVTLVDMLRGVVTQGTGTMVRTRFGITQADVAGKTGTTQNNTDGWFILMHPRLVAGAWVGFNDSRVAMRSNYWGQGGHNAILLVGDFFRDALRSGLVDARARFASPQTPQAVMASWPAVADEREGASIARLEVQPDTNPDTAPPEDAPPKTSQELDQLIQTIGRREAWSSSGSAAGAAMSVTR, translated from the coding sequence ATGCCACCGCCCGAGATCGACCCACCGCAGCCCTCTCCTTCACGAGCGCCGCACGCCAGGCGATGGCATGCCGCCCGCATCGCCCTCTGGGCGGGCCTGGGAAGCGCGCTCCTGGCCGCCGCGGCCGGTGCCGCCTACCTCACCCACCTCGCGCGCAACGCCCCCGGCGTGCAGGACCTGCGCGAAGTCACCTCGGCGCGCCCTTCGGTGCTGCTCTCGGCCGATGGCGAGACGCTCGCCACCTTCAGCCGCGGGCCGTCGCAGCGCGTCACCGTCGACGAGGTGTCGCCGCACCTCATCCAGGCCCTGCTCGCCACCGAAGACCACCGCTTCCACGAGCACGGCGGTGTCGACTACAAGCGCCTCGTGGCGGCGCTCTACAACACCTGCATCGGCCGCACGCAAGGCGGCTCCACGCTCACGCAGCAGCTGGCGCGCAACCTCTTCCCCGAGGAGATCGGCCGCAGCCGCTCGCTGCACCGCAAGCTCAAGGAGCTGGTGACGGCCTTGCGCATCGAGCAGCATTACAGCAAGCGCGAAATCCTCGAGGCCTACCTCAACACTGCGCCATTCCTCTTCAATGCGGTGGGCGTGGAGATGGCCGCGCACACCTATTTCAACAAGCCCGCTTCGGAACTGAATGAAGTGGAAAGCGCCACGCTCGTGGGCATGCTCAAGGGCCCGCGCTACTACAACCCGGTGCTCAACCCCGAGCGCGCCCGCGAGCGACGCAACCTGGTGCTCGCGCAGATGCAAAAGCGCGGCTCGCTGGAAGCTGCACGCTTGCGGCAACTCGCCGCGCAGCCGCTGCGAGTGAGCCTCAACCGCTACGCCGACGCACCCGGCCCCGCGCCGCACTTCAGCGGCCATGCGCGCAAGTGGCTCCTGGCCTGGGCCGAGACCACCGGGCACGACCTGTACGCCGACGGCCTGGTGATCGAGAGCACGCTCGAGATGGACCTGCAGCGCGCCGCCGAGGAGGCCGTGGCCCGCCAGACCGAAGCCCTGCAGCAGATCGCCAACGTCGAGTGGAGCCAGGCCGAGCTGGTGGAGACCTCGCTCAACGGCGCGCGCCTGCCACGCCGCGCCGAGCCCTTCGGCTACTTCTGGAAGCAGCGCCCGGAGTTGCTGGCCGCCGCGGTGCGCGAAACGCCCGAGTTCCGCCGCGCGGTGGACGGCGGCGCCAGCGAAGCGCAGGCCGTGCGGGAACTGCTGTCCGACAAGGAATGGCTCTCGTCCCTCAAGGCCCGCAAGACGCGACTCGAAGCCGGTTTCGTGGCGATGGACCCGACCACCGGCGAGGTGAAGGCCTGGGTCGGCAGCCGAGACTTCGCACAAGACCAATACGACCACGTCGCACAGGCCGCGCGCCAGCCGGGCTCCACCTTCAAGCCGCTGGTCTATGGCGCCGCGCTCGAAGGCGGCATCCGCCCGCAGCGCGCCTACCTCGACCAGGCCGTCGAGATCCGCAGCAGCGATGGCAGCGTGTGGAAGCCCACCGACATGACGGCCCCGAGCGGCCTGCCCATGACGCTGCGCGACGGGCTCGTGCACTCGCGCAACATCGTCACCGCGCAGGTGATGCAGGACGTGGGCGTCGACCGCGTGGTGGCGTTGGCCAAGGCGTCCGGCGTGAACCAGAGCCGGCTCGACCCGGTGCCTTCGCTTGCGCTGGGCACGAGCCCGGTCACGCTCCTGGAGATGGTCAACGCCTACGCCACCATCGCGCACGAAGGCGTGCGGCGCGAGCCGCTCGTCATCAAGCGCATACGCGACCGCGAAGGCCGCGTCATCGCCGAGTTCGGCTCGTCACCACGGCGCGCGATGTCGCCCGACACCGCGGTCACGCTCGTCGACATGCTGCGCGGCGTGGTCACGCAAGGCACCGGCACCATGGTGCGCACGCGGTTCGGCATCACCCAGGCCGACGTGGCCGGCAAGACCGGCACCACGCAGAACAACACCGACGGCTGGTTCATCCTCATGCACCCGCGCCTGGTGGCCGGCGCGTGGGTCGGGTTCAACGACTCGCGCGTGGCGATGCGCAGCAACTACTGGGGCCAGGGCGGCCACAACGCCATCCTGCTGGTGGGCGACTTCTTCCGCGACGCGCTGCGTAGCGGTCTGGTCGACGCCCGCGCGCGCTTCGCGAGCCCGCAGACGCCGCAGGCCGTGATGGCCAGCTGGCCGGCCGTGGCCGACGAGCGTGAGGGCGCGTCCATCGCCCGGCTGGAAGTGCAGCCCGACACCAACCCCGACACCGCCCCGCCCGAAGATGCGCCGCCCAAGACCTCGCAGGAGCTCGATCAGCTCATCCAGACCATCGGGCGGCGCGAGGCGTGGTCGTCGTCAGGCTCGGCCGCCGGCGCGGCCATGTCGGTCACGCGCTGA
- a CDS encoding PA2169 family four-helix-bundle protein, whose amino-acid sequence MSHDDIVDTLNDLIETSKDGELGFTACAKHVKSSDLRNLFLRRAEECRAAAGELQTLVVEYGGKPDAGGSATGALHRGWVAVRGSLSGYSDHAMLEECERGEDAALARYRAALKEEALPESVRAVVARQQLGVQANHDQIKRLRDIDKAA is encoded by the coding sequence ATGAGTCACGATGACATCGTCGATACCTTGAACGACCTGATCGAAACCTCGAAAGACGGCGAGCTCGGCTTCACCGCGTGCGCCAAGCACGTGAAGTCGAGCGACCTGCGCAACCTCTTCCTGCGCCGCGCCGAGGAATGCCGCGCGGCCGCCGGCGAGTTGCAGACACTGGTGGTCGAGTACGGCGGCAAGCCCGACGCCGGCGGTTCGGCCACCGGCGCGCTGCACCGTGGCTGGGTGGCGGTGCGCGGCTCGCTCTCGGGCTACAGCGACCACGCGATGCTCGAAGAGTGCGAGCGAGGCGAAGACGCTGCGCTTGCCCGCTACCGCGCCGCACTGAAGGAAGAAGCGCTGCCCGAGTCGGTGAGGGCGGTCGTCGCGCGCCAGCAGCTTGGCGTGCAGGCCAACCACGATCAGATCAAGCGCCTGCGGGACATCGACAAGGCGGCTTGA
- a CDS encoding sigma-54 dependent transcriptional regulator: MPHVLVIDDDSDSAETLAMLVATEGMTVATAGSLRDARRQIALQPPDLIFLDLVLPDGNGLELLEDTRSMPQTEVVLVTGHASLDTSIQALRRGAADYLVKPVAPQQLQKLISRISAPCPLQHEAQELEAKLEKEGHFGALWGRSPVMRRVYEQVMRVACTNVTVFVTGESGTGKEVVARTVHDLSRRRARPFLAVNCGAISPQLIESEIFGHEKGSFTGADRQHQGFFERASGGTLFLDEITEMPLDLQVKLLRVLETGTFMRVGSTTVQQTDVRLVAATNRDPMDAVKAGKLREDLFYRLNVFPIALSPLRERAEDIPLLAQHFLDQISKREGQRKQFAPAALQRLSAYKWPGNVRELRNMVCRAYVMATDTLIHDACLPGDPVQAAGVSDKPAVPSLTIQVGTALAEIERRVTLATLEHLGNHKEKTAAALGISLKTLYNRLKEYAALPDGTLANQTAVEEGH; encoded by the coding sequence ATGCCACACGTCCTGGTTATTGACGACGACAGCGATTCGGCCGAAACCCTGGCCATGCTTGTTGCCACCGAAGGAATGACCGTCGCCACGGCGGGCTCGCTTCGCGACGCACGCCGCCAGATCGCGCTGCAACCGCCCGATCTGATCTTCCTCGACCTCGTGCTGCCCGATGGCAACGGCCTCGAGCTGCTGGAAGACACCCGCTCCATGCCGCAGACCGAAGTGGTGCTGGTCACCGGGCATGCGAGCCTCGACACCTCCATCCAGGCGCTGCGCCGCGGCGCGGCCGACTACCTGGTCAAACCCGTCGCCCCCCAGCAGCTGCAGAAGCTGATTTCGCGCATCAGCGCGCCGTGCCCGCTCCAGCACGAAGCGCAGGAGCTCGAAGCCAAGCTGGAAAAGGAAGGCCACTTCGGCGCCCTGTGGGGCCGCTCGCCGGTGATGCGCCGTGTGTACGAGCAGGTGATGCGTGTGGCCTGCACCAACGTCACGGTGTTCGTGACCGGCGAGAGCGGCACCGGCAAGGAGGTCGTGGCCCGCACGGTGCACGACCTCAGCCGCCGCCGCGCCCGACCCTTTCTTGCCGTCAATTGCGGTGCCATTTCCCCGCAGCTGATCGAAAGCGAGATCTTCGGCCACGAGAAGGGCAGCTTCACCGGCGCCGACCGCCAGCACCAGGGCTTCTTCGAGCGCGCGAGCGGTGGCACGCTCTTCCTCGACGAGATCACCGAGATGCCGCTCGACCTGCAGGTGAAGCTCCTGCGCGTGCTCGAGACCGGCACCTTCATGCGCGTGGGCTCGACGACCGTGCAGCAGACCGACGTGCGCCTCGTCGCCGCCACCAACCGCGACCCGATGGATGCGGTGAAGGCCGGCAAGCTGCGTGAAGACCTGTTCTATCGCCTGAATGTCTTCCCGATCGCACTCTCGCCGCTGCGCGAGCGCGCGGAAGACATTCCGCTGCTGGCGCAGCACTTCCTCGACCAGATCTCCAAGCGCGAAGGTCAGCGCAAGCAGTTCGCGCCCGCCGCGCTGCAACGCCTGTCGGCCTACAAGTGGCCCGGCAACGTGCGTGAGCTTCGCAACATGGTGTGCCGCGCCTACGTGATGGCCACCGACACCCTGATCCACGACGCCTGCCTGCCGGGCGATCCTGTACAGGCCGCCGGCGTGTCGGACAAGCCCGCGGTGCCGTCGCTGACCATCCAGGTCGGAACAGCACTTGCCGAGATCGAACGCAGGGTGACGCTTGCAACGCTGGAGCACCTTGGCAACCACAAGGAAAAGACCGCTGCAGCGTTGGGCATCAGCCTGAAGACCCTCTACAACCGGCTGAAGGAGTACGCAGCCTTGCCGGATGGCACCTTGGCCAACCAGACGGCCGTGGAGGAGGGGCACTAG
- a CDS encoding SDR family oxidoreductase codes for MPEPRDKPTVHKQRDIQRSQDERDKAAKPEAKQKESQPVQAGLREQPGKLPAQHLEKPGLEADLELKPRFLAPDYEGSRKLQGMAALITGGDSGIGRAVAVLFAREGADVAIVYLDEHEDAEETQRHVEHEGRQCVLIPGDVKDPAFCRKAVDQAVQAFGKLDILVNNAAFQEHAASLEDITDERLDETLRTNVHGYFNMARAALPHLREGASIINTGSVTGLEGSPQLLDYSATKGAIHAFTKSLASNLISKGIRVNAVAPGPVWTPLNPADKPAEKVAEFGSQTQMKRAAQPEELSPAYVFLASPVCASYITGIVLPITGSVGAE; via the coding sequence ATGCCTGAACCCCGAGACAAACCCACCGTGCACAAGCAGCGCGACATCCAGCGCAGCCAGGACGAGCGCGACAAGGCCGCCAAACCCGAAGCGAAGCAGAAGGAATCGCAGCCCGTGCAGGCCGGCCTTCGCGAGCAGCCCGGCAAGCTGCCCGCGCAGCACCTCGAGAAGCCCGGGCTCGAAGCCGATCTCGAACTCAAGCCGCGTTTTCTCGCGCCCGACTACGAAGGCAGCCGCAAGCTGCAGGGCATGGCCGCACTCATCACCGGCGGCGACTCCGGCATCGGCCGTGCGGTGGCGGTGCTCTTTGCCCGCGAAGGCGCCGACGTGGCCATCGTCTACCTCGACGAGCACGAAGACGCCGAAGAGACCCAGCGCCACGTGGAGCACGAAGGCCGGCAGTGCGTGCTGATCCCGGGCGACGTGAAAGACCCCGCTTTTTGCCGCAAGGCGGTCGACCAAGCCGTGCAGGCCTTCGGCAAGCTCGACATCCTTGTCAACAACGCCGCCTTCCAGGAGCATGCAGCCTCGCTGGAAGACATCACCGACGAGCGCCTCGACGAAACCCTGCGCACCAACGTGCACGGCTACTTCAACATGGCCCGCGCCGCGCTGCCGCACCTGCGAGAAGGTGCCAGCATCATCAACACCGGCTCGGTGACGGGGCTCGAGGGCAGCCCGCAGCTGCTCGACTACTCGGCTACCAAGGGCGCGATCCACGCCTTCACCAAGTCGCTCGCGAGCAACCTCATCTCCAAGGGCATCCGCGTCAACGCGGTGGCGCCCGGCCCGGTATGGACGCCACTCAACCCGGCCGACAAGCCGGCAGAGAAGGTCGCCGAGTTCGGCAGCCAGACGCAGATGAAGCGCGCCGCGCAGCCCGAAGAGCTGTCACCGGCGTACGTGTTCCTCGCGTCGCCGGTGTGTGCAAGCTACATCACGGGCATCGTGCTGCCCATCACGGGCAGCGTCGGGGCCGAATAG